From a region of the Nitrospira sp. genome:
- a CDS encoding alkaline phosphatase family protein yields MVVVNEIEIVAEAIATTPSGTFWRAESPARRKKVSHSCRYQIKTNGSAIPDRWGHDAWTFWVTGTSERPRIAYASCNGFSDPDAIAKLGEPYRMWKVLRESHEKEPFTLFIMGGDQIYADEIWQSKTRAPSIVEWIALPRAERISKQVSPKTKGELDRFYESLYIRHWAHENMGNVLASIPSIMMWDDHDIFDGWGSYPSEMQTCPHYQAIFDAARKYFELFQLRSTKNKTLLNSRNTHYSFGFQFGSYAVLGLDNRTSRSESAIMGDENWSDIKKFLKKRGQVETLFVLSAIPVVYRDFRVIERMYDATPWEEELTDDIRDHWRSSYHEGERMKLIMSLLDFQSVGKLSEVRRVILSGDVHVGCFGLITGPGVDGQERLIHQVVSSAIVHPPPTWLQWQGVLAGSNELPETLEAGSITAELLKPYGSEKFIRSRNFVWFKEGTDRKLWVNWVCEDDTRAECPIVGSA; encoded by the coding sequence ATGGTGGTTGTTAACGAGATTGAAATAGTGGCTGAAGCTATCGCAACTACACCTAGCGGAACTTTCTGGCGTGCTGAAAGCCCTGCAAGAAGAAAGAAAGTGAGCCACTCCTGTCGATATCAAATCAAGACAAATGGATCTGCCATTCCAGATCGATGGGGCCACGATGCGTGGACCTTCTGGGTTACAGGAACTTCAGAGCGACCTCGCATTGCCTATGCGTCGTGCAATGGCTTTTCAGACCCCGATGCAATCGCAAAACTAGGGGAGCCTTACAGAATGTGGAAAGTTCTTCGGGAATCCCACGAGAAGGAACCATTTACGCTCTTTATTATGGGTGGAGATCAGATATATGCCGATGAAATTTGGCAATCCAAAACACGCGCACCCAGCATCGTGGAATGGATAGCGCTCCCGCGTGCTGAACGTATCTCGAAACAGGTTAGCCCAAAAACCAAAGGAGAATTGGATCGCTTCTATGAAAGTCTCTATATTCGCCACTGGGCTCACGAAAACATGGGGAACGTGCTTGCATCAATCCCATCAATTATGATGTGGGACGATCACGATATTTTTGACGGGTGGGGCTCCTACCCTTCTGAAATGCAAACCTGCCCACATTATCAAGCAATATTTGATGCAGCCAGAAAATATTTCGAGCTGTTTCAACTACGTTCTACCAAGAACAAGACCCTGTTGAATTCTCGTAATACCCATTATTCATTTGGGTTTCAATTCGGAAGCTATGCTGTGCTTGGGCTCGACAATCGCACCAGCAGAAGTGAATCTGCGATCATGGGGGATGAGAACTGGTCTGATATTAAGAAGTTCCTAAAGAAACGAGGCCAAGTGGAAACGCTGTTTGTCCTCTCAGCAATTCCAGTCGTCTATCGTGACTTTAGGGTTATTGAGCGCATGTACGATGCGACTCCATGGGAAGAGGAGTTAACCGATGATATTCGAGATCATTGGCGTTCCAGCTACCATGAGGGCGAACGCATGAAGCTGATCATGAGCCTCTTAGACTTTCAGTCTGTCGGCAAGCTTTCAGAAGTGAGACGGGTGATCCTCTCTGGCGATGTCCATGTGGGATGCTTTGGATTGATTACGGGGCCTGGGGTTGATGGACAAGAACGTCTCATCCATCAGGTCGTATCTTCTGCGATCGTCCACCCACCTCCAACATGGCTTCAGTGGCAAGGCGTTCTGGCAGGTAGTAACGAATTACCAGAAACACTTGAAGCGGGGTCAATTACGGCTGAACTCTTGAAGCCCTATGGGTCAGAGAAATTCATTCGATCTCGTAACTTTGTTTGGTTCAAGGAAGGGACAGATCGCAAACTCTGGGTGAACTGGGTTTGCGAAGATGACACCCGTGCTGAATGCCCTATAGTTGGGTCCGCCTAG